A genomic window from Nitrospirota bacterium includes:
- a CDS encoding ribonuclease H-like domain-containing protein yields the protein MQRILFFDIETVPSEHGFKYGKPRGADEPEEQYIKRLSLSAVTARVLCIGFALEPPADAPPQILSGDEATILKDFWGLIERADLYVGHNVLDFDLKFIVQRSTIHRIKPTRDIPFARFRNAPVFDTMQEWTRWGREGVSLEALALVLGLNSPKDGMDGAKVYPAFVEGRVQAIYDYCRGDVDTVRRVYRRLKFAEGS from the coding sequence GTGCAGCGAATCCTGTTTTTCGACATCGAGACCGTGCCGTCGGAGCACGGGTTCAAATACGGCAAGCCGCGCGGAGCGGACGAACCCGAGGAGCAGTACATCAAGCGCCTCTCGCTCTCGGCCGTCACCGCGCGGGTGCTGTGCATCGGGTTCGCGCTGGAACCGCCCGCGGATGCGCCGCCTCAGATCCTGTCCGGCGACGAGGCCACGATCCTCAAGGACTTTTGGGGGCTGATCGAGCGGGCCGACCTCTATGTCGGGCACAATGTCTTGGATTTTGATCTCAAATTCATCGTCCAGCGCTCGACGATCCATCGCATCAAGCCCACGCGGGACATCCCGTTTGCGCGTTTTCGCAACGCACCGGTGTTCGACACCATGCAGGAATGGACGCGTTGGGGGCGAGAGGGCGTGAGCCTGGAAGCGTTGGCGTTGGTGTTGGGACTGAACTCGCCCAAAGACGGCATGGACGGGGCCAAGGTCTATCCCGCATTCGTTGAGGGACGGGTGCAGGCGATTTATGACTATTGCCGCGGCGACGTGGACACGGTGCGGCGCGTCTACCGCCGATTGAAATTCGCGGAAGGGAGTTAA